A genomic region of Brevibacillus sp. JNUCC-41 contains the following coding sequences:
- a CDS encoding COG4315 family predicted lipoprotein: protein MKKWMVFSVFMMVLVLAACGNEADDSPKNDQVVSGTADEKAVTLKLLESETTDEYLADSKGMTLYFFKNDKSGKSNCMGDCLKKWPPFMEKDFAVPRGFEEKDFGTIKREDTGEEQVTYKGFPLYYFVNDKAAGDVNGEGVKNVWYIVNNKTIFPK from the coding sequence ATGAAAAAGTGGATGGTATTTTCAGTTTTTATGATGGTCCTAGTTTTGGCGGCATGTGGAAATGAAGCTGATGATTCACCAAAAAATGATCAAGTGGTTAGTGGGACTGCCGATGAAAAAGCGGTAACCCTAAAATTGTTGGAAAGTGAAACAACAGACGAATACCTGGCTGATTCCAAGGGAATGACACTTTACTTTTTCAAGAATGATAAATCAGGAAAAAGCAATTGCATGGGTGATTGTCTCAAAAAATGGCCGCCATTCATGGAAAAGGATTTTGCTGTCCCTAGAGGATTTGAGGAAAAAGACTTTGGAACCATTAAAAGGGAAGATACGGGGGAAGAGCAGGTAACCTACAAAGGTTTTCCACTCTACTATTTTGTGAATGATAAGGCAGCGGGAGATGTCAATGGCGAAGGTGTGAAAAATGTTTGGTATATTGTAAATAACAAGACGATTTTTCCAAAATAA
- a CDS encoding spore germination protein, with amino-acid sequence MIRNVGKLLRKKKEKKSLVQNDYLDSKPADSLDANFSQNVESLRSVYDNCSDVMFRSFLLFGKTRAMLIYIAGLSDIEAIEQYVLSPLMQGSSKEPQPLNEFIEHKMPVPKVVKVNLLADCIESISSGNPILLYEGGSDGFSLGLSKWEKRAIEEPVAEGGVRGSREGFIESLEVNTSQLRRIIKSPALKIQSMKIGTLTRTNVSIAYIDGLADKTLIEEISTRLERIKIDGILESEYIEEMIEDNPFSPFPQIMSTERPDVACASLLEGRAVILVEGTPFTLIAPISFFSLIQSQEDYAQRFMAGTFIRWLRYFFMGLSLLLPSLYVAILTFHHEAVPTALLLSIAASRESVPFPAIVEALAMEITFEALREAGVRLPKQVGSAVSIVGALVIGQASVQAGLVSAPMVIVVAITGIASFMIPRYIAGIAFRMLRFPMMLLAGTLGLLGIMMGIIAIVIHLCSLRSFGVPYLAPLATLKGKELKDVLWRAPWWMMDTRPRLTGDSNVYRQAQEQKPNPKRGSETE; translated from the coding sequence TTGATTCGTAATGTTGGCAAATTGCTAAGAAAAAAGAAAGAAAAAAAATCCCTGGTACAAAATGATTACCTGGATTCCAAACCTGCAGATTCACTTGATGCGAATTTCAGTCAAAATGTAGAATCACTTCGTTCTGTTTATGATAATTGCTCGGATGTCATGTTCCGCTCGTTCTTACTTTTCGGAAAGACGCGGGCGATGCTCATTTACATTGCGGGACTCTCAGACATCGAGGCGATAGAGCAATATGTGCTTTCCCCACTCATGCAGGGGTCATCAAAAGAACCACAACCATTAAATGAGTTTATTGAACATAAAATGCCCGTTCCTAAAGTGGTAAAAGTAAATTTGTTGGCGGATTGCATTGAATCGATTTCCTCTGGAAATCCGATCCTTCTATATGAAGGGGGAAGCGATGGATTTTCTTTAGGATTGTCCAAATGGGAAAAGCGGGCGATTGAAGAACCTGTGGCAGAGGGGGGAGTTAGGGGGTCAAGAGAGGGATTTATTGAATCTCTAGAGGTAAATACTTCCCAATTGCGACGTATTATCAAAAGTCCTGCCCTTAAAATACAATCTATGAAGATTGGAACTCTTACCAGGACGAATGTTTCAATTGCTTATATAGATGGACTTGCGGATAAAACACTGATTGAAGAGATTTCAACACGGTTGGAACGAATTAAAATAGACGGTATTTTAGAAAGCGAGTACATCGAGGAAATGATTGAGGACAATCCGTTTTCACCTTTCCCTCAGATCATGTCGACAGAACGGCCGGATGTAGCCTGTGCCAGCTTGCTGGAGGGACGAGCTGTCATTCTTGTAGAAGGAACTCCTTTTACTTTAATTGCACCAATATCTTTCTTTTCTTTGATTCAATCACAAGAGGATTATGCTCAACGTTTTATGGCAGGCACATTTATCCGTTGGTTACGATATTTTTTTATGGGATTATCTCTTTTGCTTCCTTCACTTTATGTTGCTATTTTAACGTTCCATCATGAGGCGGTCCCAACCGCACTCCTGCTAAGCATAGCAGCATCCCGGGAATCGGTCCCTTTTCCTGCAATAGTAGAGGCATTGGCTATGGAAATTACGTTTGAAGCACTAAGGGAGGCAGGGGTTCGATTGCCGAAGCAGGTAGGTTCTGCCGTCAGCATTGTTGGAGCGCTAGTGATTGGTCAAGCTTCCGTACAAGCGGGGTTAGTTTCAGCGCCAATGGTCATTGTGGTTGCGATTACGGGAATCGCTTCTTTTATGATACCTCGCTATATTGCCGGAATTGCTTTCCGGATGCTGCGATTCCCAATGATGCTGCTTGCCGGTACCTTAGGGCTGCTTGGCATAATGATGGGAATCATCGCCATAGTCATTCACTTATGCAGCTTACGTTCCTTTGGCGTACCATACTTAGCGCCACTGGCGACGTTAAAAGGTAAAGAGCTGAAAGATGTTCTGTGGAGAGCCCCTTGGTGGATGATGGATACACGTCCGCGTCTCACAGGGGATTCTAATGTATACCGTCAAGCCCAGGAACAGAAACCAAATCCAAAAAGGGGGAGTGAAACGGAGTGA
- a CDS encoding Ger(x)C family spore germination protein: MNNCWKRKRISEKGKKRDFMKSVLLFLVICGTTPFLSGCWDRIEITDLAIVTAATIDKKGNNQIELSVQVFIPSSISSGGGQGGSSQGGSGVTTMVRFAKGSNISDALSKLQSKLPRKIFWGHCKVFVFGEKLAMEGIQEQLDFLLRHPQPREKANVYVSKGIAKPILESLPPLENYSGEVLRELSDLHIGMLVTLQDLDEMLTGKPQAAVLPVVKILPPGKGQTKLQGIPYIVGTAVFKKDKMTGTMTEKETRGLLWLRDEMESYTVTFQPEGVKGEISLNPVTAQIKKIPQFRNNKWKLLVKVNTEGAVIQNGTNLNLSSPKMLKAAERAYQKDIEDRIYMAFLHTQDKKADILGVGKDFYRKYPKQFNKVENHWEDIFAEMEVEIDVAAHIRRQGYINKPAGLSENEVKVK; the protein is encoded by the coding sequence GTGAATAATTGCTGGAAGCGAAAAAGGATCTCGGAGAAAGGAAAGAAGCGAGACTTCATGAAAAGCGTCCTTCTTTTCCTCGTTATTTGTGGAACGACCCCTTTTCTAAGCGGTTGTTGGGATCGAATAGAAATCACTGATTTGGCGATTGTCACAGCAGCCACCATCGATAAGAAGGGTAATAATCAAATCGAACTATCCGTCCAAGTCTTCATTCCAAGTTCAATTAGCAGTGGAGGCGGTCAAGGAGGGAGCAGTCAAGGGGGGAGTGGGGTTACGACAATGGTGAGATTTGCAAAAGGCTCCAATATTTCAGATGCATTGTCTAAGCTTCAAAGCAAGCTTCCGCGAAAAATATTTTGGGGACATTGTAAAGTATTTGTATTCGGTGAAAAGTTAGCGATGGAAGGAATTCAAGAGCAGCTGGATTTTTTGTTACGCCATCCTCAGCCAAGAGAGAAAGCAAATGTGTATGTCAGTAAAGGGATAGCAAAGCCTATCCTTGAATCTTTGCCACCCCTGGAAAACTATTCAGGGGAAGTGCTTAGAGAACTATCTGACTTACATATTGGGATGCTGGTCACACTACAGGATTTAGATGAAATGTTAACAGGTAAACCTCAAGCTGCCGTACTTCCAGTCGTTAAAATATTGCCGCCGGGGAAAGGGCAAACAAAATTACAGGGGATTCCTTACATTGTCGGAACAGCCGTTTTTAAAAAAGATAAGATGACCGGGACGATGACGGAAAAAGAAACAAGAGGGCTGTTGTGGTTAAGGGATGAAATGGAATCATACACTGTGACCTTTCAACCCGAAGGTGTGAAAGGGGAGATTTCTTTGAATCCAGTGACGGCTCAAATCAAGAAGATTCCACAATTTCGAAATAACAAATGGAAATTGTTAGTGAAGGTAAATACAGAAGGAGCTGTTATACAAAATGGAACGAATTTAAACCTTTCAAGTCCAAAAATGCTAAAAGCTGCAGAACGAGCATACCAAAAAGATATAGAAGACCGCATCTATATGGCTTTTCTGCATACTCAGGATAAGAAAGCGGACATTTTAGGGGTGGGTAAAGATTTCTATAGGAAATACCCTAAACAGTTTAATAAGGTCGAAAACCACTGGGAGGATATATTCGCTGAGATGGAAGTGGAAATCGATGTTGCGGCCCATATTCGAAGACAGGGCTATATAAACAAACCGGCAGGCTTGTCTGAAAATGAGGTGAAGGTCAAGTGA
- a CDS encoding extracellular solute-binding protein: MAVLLGFSPEMGTKRGQAVNDVVKVYGPGGPLGPIKEIAERFTKETGIKVEVTAGPEEKWIDQAKQDADIIYGGSEYMLTEFMHDHPEVLDEKKRTELYARSAGILVRKGNPKNIQSLEDLTKKGVKIVDVNGAGQLGLWEDLAGRKGLIPGISRNIDISVKSSAEAIDLWKANSKLDAWITYESWHYRLADVTDLVQLPEEDKLYRGTPVSITSKSENKKKAKRFIDYLKTEESHQVFQKWGWK, from the coding sequence ATGGCAGTCTTGTTAGGATTTTCACCGGAAATGGGTACGAAACGGGGGCAAGCTGTCAACGATGTCGTAAAAGTATACGGTCCAGGTGGCCCTCTTGGACCTATCAAGGAAATAGCGGAACGATTCACCAAAGAAACAGGGATAAAAGTTGAAGTTACAGCGGGACCCGAAGAAAAATGGATTGATCAAGCCAAACAGGATGCGGATATCATTTATGGAGGGTCCGAATATATGCTGACTGAATTCATGCATGATCATCCGGAGGTCCTTGATGAAAAAAAACGTACAGAATTGTATGCACGGTCAGCTGGCATTCTGGTTAGAAAAGGAAACCCAAAGAATATACAGTCATTGGAGGATTTAACGAAGAAGGGCGTAAAGATTGTAGATGTTAATGGAGCCGGGCAACTGGGGCTATGGGAAGATTTGGCCGGAAGAAAGGGGTTGATCCCTGGAATTAGCAGGAATATTGACATTTCAGTGAAGTCCAGTGCAGAAGCTATCGATCTATGGAAGGCAAATTCTAAATTGGACGCATGGATTACTTATGAATCCTGGCATTACCGTCTGGCGGATGTGACGGACCTGGTTCAACTTCCTGAAGAAGACAAGCTCTATAGAGGGACCCCGGTAAGCATAACAAGTAAGAGTGAAAACAAGAAAAAAGCAAAACGATTCATTGATTATCTTAAAACGGAAGAATCCCATCAAGTATTTCAAAAATGGGGATGGAAGTAA
- a CDS encoding GerAB/ArcD/ProY family transporter — translation MEKGKISSLQMAFMMYPTIVATAMLGVPSITAKYAKTDLWLSPIFAALIGYLTVYIAYKLHKIFPKQTVFQFTEKIIGLIPGKIIGFLLLFFYIQNTGIIVRDYAEFVVSSFLVNTPISVIMASMVLLCAFIVRGGIEVLGRAAELFVPVFIFPICIVILLLIPDFDFMNIFPVLGNGLMPPIKGAIVPGGWFSEFFLIIFLLPFLADMKKGMKSGMMTVFAVMMTLIVVNLLVLFVLGGTTPSKNYPLMNTSRYISIADFFEHVESAVMAVWIVGAFLKISVFYYVSALGTAQWLNLSDYRPVVWPMGILIVIFSFWSLPSSIDVNRNDIMAFPLQGILMQTIIPLILLVIAVLRKRKRKGTETS, via the coding sequence ATGGAGAAAGGAAAAATTTCATCTCTGCAGATGGCATTCATGATGTATCCGACGATTGTGGCAACGGCTATGCTCGGAGTTCCAAGCATCACTGCCAAATATGCCAAAACTGATCTATGGCTTTCCCCCATTTTTGCTGCGCTAATAGGGTATCTGACGGTGTATATTGCATATAAACTGCATAAAATTTTTCCAAAACAAACGGTTTTCCAATTCACTGAAAAGATCATTGGTCTGATTCCGGGGAAAATTATCGGTTTCTTACTTTTGTTTTTTTATATCCAGAACACGGGGATAATCGTTAGAGACTACGCGGAATTTGTTGTCAGCTCTTTTCTGGTAAATACCCCCATTAGTGTGATCATGGCATCGATGGTGCTTTTGTGTGCTTTCATCGTACGCGGGGGAATAGAGGTGTTGGGGCGAGCTGCTGAGTTGTTTGTACCGGTTTTTATTTTCCCAATCTGTATCGTAATTCTCTTGCTGATTCCTGACTTCGATTTTATGAATATATTTCCGGTATTGGGTAATGGCTTAATGCCCCCAATCAAGGGTGCGATTGTACCGGGAGGATGGTTCAGCGAGTTTTTTCTGATCATTTTTCTTCTTCCTTTTTTGGCGGATATGAAAAAAGGGATGAAATCCGGGATGATGACTGTATTTGCCGTGATGATGACATTAATCGTGGTGAATCTTTTGGTTCTATTTGTACTAGGGGGAACAACACCCTCAAAGAATTACCCCTTGATGAATACATCTCGATACATTAGTATCGCCGACTTTTTTGAACATGTGGAGTCCGCGGTCATGGCGGTATGGATAGTAGGGGCGTTTTTAAAAATTTCCGTATTTTATTATGTATCTGCTTTAGGTACGGCGCAGTGGCTGAATCTTTCCGACTATCGGCCCGTTGTATGGCCGATGGGGATCCTGATTGTCATTTTCAGTTTTTGGTCGTTGCCTAGCTCAATAGATGTTAATCGTAATGATATCATGGCCTTCCCTTTACAAGGAATCTTGATGCAAACGATTATTCCTCTGATATTGTTGGTGATTGCGGTTTTAAGGAAAAGAAAACGTAAAGGAACCGAAACAAGCTGA
- a CDS encoding anti-sigma factor — MDTECTNLLSFLSGELGEKEKKAFTEHLMQCSECTREYEQMTEAWNSLKWDFEEIEPSSSLKSEVMNFVFETDDEAPVRREKNWSSFFFKQFTPVTSGLVLAALVLAFVLLYSNIQLKKELAAVDLPMEVKTSLSLQPADMTAVKMNTDGAAYILQQGEERRLIVQIQNLPSLQESEVYQVWLLKDGKRTNAGTFKPDEAGTGSLTYKLSINDKFNHIGITREPDANSTKPRGEKIVGSS; from the coding sequence ATGGATACAGAGTGCACTAACCTGCTTTCATTTTTATCGGGTGAACTGGGAGAAAAAGAAAAAAAAGCATTCACGGAACACTTAATGCAATGCTCTGAATGCACTAGGGAGTATGAACAAATGACGGAAGCCTGGAATTCATTGAAATGGGATTTCGAAGAAATAGAACCTTCTTCTTCCCTGAAATCAGAGGTTATGAATTTTGTCTTTGAGACTGATGATGAAGCTCCGGTGAGAAGGGAAAAGAATTGGAGCAGTTTTTTCTTTAAGCAGTTTACACCAGTCACTTCAGGTCTCGTACTGGCCGCACTGGTTTTGGCGTTTGTGCTGTTATATTCCAATATTCAACTGAAAAAAGAACTTGCGGCTGTCGATCTGCCAATGGAGGTTAAAACGTCGCTATCTTTGCAGCCAGCCGATATGACCGCTGTAAAAATGAATACGGACGGTGCTGCATACATTTTGCAGCAAGGTGAAGAAAGAAGGTTAATCGTTCAGATTCAGAATTTGCCTAGCCTTCAAGAATCAGAGGTGTATCAGGTGTGGTTACTGAAAGATGGAAAACGGACAAACGCAGGAACTTTCAAGCCTGATGAAGCCGGCACAGGATCGTTGACATACAAATTGTCCATTAATGATAAATTCAATCATATTGGCATCACAAGAGAACCAGATGCAAATAGTACAAAGCCGAGAGGTGAAAAAATAGTAGGATCTTCTTAA
- a CDS encoding GerAB/ArcD/ProY family transporter — protein sequence MEKGRISALQMAFMIYPTIVATAILGVPSITAKYAKADLWLSPILASLIGYATVYIAYKLHKLYPKQTVIQFSEQIIGRIPGKILGFLFLFFYIPITGQILREYGEFIVDSFLVKTPISVIMASMLLLCAFIVRGGIEVLGRAAQLFVPVFIVPILLLIILLGPDFEFKNIFPILGNGIMPPIKGSIIPGGWFSEFFLIIFLLPFLADMKKGMKYGMMTVFAVMMTLVVVNLIVLFVLGSTTSTKNYPLMNVTRYISLADFFEHLESAIMAVWIVGAFVKISVFYYAAALGTAQWMNLSDYRSVVWPIGILIVEFGFWSYPSSMAVSRYDMVAFPFHGVLMQTIIPLLLLGIAMVRKRNSQRKGSKSS from the coding sequence ATGGAGAAAGGAAGAATTTCAGCTTTACAGATGGCATTCATGATATATCCAACAATCGTGGCAACGGCTATTCTTGGTGTCCCAAGCATCACAGCCAAATATGCCAAAGCTGATTTATGGCTTTCCCCCATTTTGGCGTCTCTCATCGGGTATGCGACGGTGTATATTGCTTATAAACTGCACAAACTTTATCCGAAACAAACGGTTATCCAATTCAGTGAACAGATCATCGGTCGGATTCCGGGGAAAATTCTTGGTTTTTTATTCTTGTTTTTTTATATCCCGATCACAGGGCAAATCCTAAGGGAGTATGGAGAATTTATTGTCGACTCTTTTCTGGTCAAAACTCCGATTAGCGTGATCATGGCATCGATGCTACTCCTCTGTGCCTTTATCGTCCGTGGAGGGATAGAGGTGTTGGGGAGAGCTGCCCAATTGTTTGTTCCTGTTTTTATCGTTCCGATCCTCCTCTTAATCATCTTACTCGGCCCTGATTTTGAATTTAAGAATATATTCCCGATATTGGGGAATGGAATTATGCCTCCAATCAAAGGTTCAATTATACCGGGAGGATGGTTCAGCGAGTTTTTCCTGATCATTTTTCTCCTCCCTTTTTTAGCGGATATGAAAAAAGGAATGAAATATGGGATGATGACTGTGTTTGCTGTGATGATGACGTTAGTTGTGGTGAATCTTATCGTTCTTTTTGTACTCGGATCGACAACATCCACAAAGAATTATCCCCTGATGAATGTAACTCGGTATATCAGTTTAGCCGACTTTTTTGAACATTTGGAGTCCGCCATCATGGCCGTATGGATAGTAGGAGCGTTTGTCAAAATTTCTGTGTTTTATTATGCAGCTGCTTTGGGTACTGCGCAGTGGATGAATCTCTCCGACTATCGTTCTGTTGTATGGCCGATAGGGATTTTGATTGTAGAATTCGGCTTTTGGTCGTATCCTAGCTCTATGGCTGTCAGTCGATATGATATGGTCGCCTTCCCTTTTCATGGAGTTTTGATGCAAACAATTATTCCTCTGTTATTGTTGGGAATTGCTATGGTTAGAAAAAGAAATAGTCAGAGAAAGGGAAGCAAATCGAGCTGA
- a CDS encoding Na+/H+ antiporter: MSFLITLLGLLVSTIIATILNAKWTRIPLPIYQISMGAILSLLPFPLSLDFHSELFMICVIAPLLFTEGKNTSRKELLELRKPILLLAFGLVFVTVFAGGFFIHWLIPDMPMAVAFALAATITPTDAVAVQSITKGLKLPGNMMPILEGESLFNDAAGIVAFKVALTAALTGVFSIKDASLNFIFVALGGIFIGILLGYLIVKLRLFLRVHGLEEISMSIVIELITPFAIYMVAEEFHVSGILAVVAAGVIHGIERDRLQSSTTKLQIVSTNTWSVLGYVLNGLVFALLGFMLPSVYQEIESDQNRGNLFGISVLIVLLLLVIRFIWVYILHDTFTKNRVNPLEQFIMSRVHPEDSENTHDDYVSRSRFAFLTSVCGIHGTITLATALSIPYFMPDDTLFPMRNTVLFIAACVILLSVILATVLLPLLVKTPVVFKDERLTPEEAYEIVLNKTIEQLSKEATIDNQKAVHQVMEDLNEQLIDLERGITNRPDNRTIRDLVELGANKELEVVSGLVEKGTISETAFELYKVYISRTLNYMQKSSLKRAWINLQAILFKKKINVKWDKKWEAKLEDSIVKNADLIREFRKAQKEASKEAISLIKQQTTPENRHEVMLVIQRYNRYLNPFGTLSEKEANRFEEMVSHFQLNAMQIERDIIQQMVEDEQISMKTATELRQNLIYDEMLMIESR, from the coding sequence ATGTCATTCTTAATCACATTGCTCGGATTATTAGTTTCCACAATAATCGCTACAATATTAAATGCCAAATGGACTCGTATTCCACTGCCGATATATCAGATATCCATGGGAGCAATACTTTCATTATTGCCATTTCCATTATCGTTGGATTTTCACTCAGAATTATTCATGATCTGTGTCATTGCTCCGCTTCTCTTTACAGAAGGAAAAAATACGTCCCGTAAAGAATTGCTTGAATTGCGTAAACCTATTCTGTTATTGGCCTTTGGGTTAGTGTTCGTGACTGTTTTTGCAGGAGGGTTTTTCATCCACTGGTTAATACCCGATATGCCGATGGCTGTCGCTTTTGCTTTAGCAGCAACGATTACCCCTACAGATGCCGTAGCGGTACAATCGATTACAAAAGGGTTGAAATTGCCCGGAAATATGATGCCCATCCTTGAAGGTGAATCACTTTTCAATGATGCTGCTGGAATCGTTGCTTTTAAAGTTGCCTTGACAGCTGCCCTAACTGGGGTATTTTCTATAAAAGATGCTTCGCTAAATTTTATATTTGTAGCTTTAGGCGGTATCTTTATAGGTATCCTATTGGGCTATTTAATCGTTAAATTACGATTATTTTTACGGGTTCATGGACTCGAAGAAATCTCCATGTCCATTGTTATTGAATTGATTACGCCTTTTGCCATATATATGGTAGCTGAGGAATTCCATGTATCCGGAATCTTGGCAGTGGTTGCTGCAGGTGTAATCCATGGCATCGAGCGGGACCGCCTTCAGAGTTCCACAACTAAATTGCAAATTGTGTCAACTAATACATGGTCTGTATTAGGTTATGTTTTGAATGGACTTGTATTTGCTTTATTAGGATTCATGTTGCCGAGTGTTTATCAGGAAATTGAGTCCGACCAAAATAGGGGTAATCTTTTTGGGATAAGTGTTCTGATTGTTCTTTTATTATTGGTGATCCGTTTTATTTGGGTATACATTTTACATGATACTTTCACGAAAAACAGAGTGAATCCCTTAGAGCAATTCATCATGTCAAGGGTTCATCCAGAAGATAGCGAAAACACCCATGATGATTATGTCTCAAGATCCCGATTTGCATTTTTGACATCCGTTTGCGGCATTCATGGTACCATCACATTGGCCACAGCTTTATCCATACCATATTTCATGCCGGATGACACTTTATTCCCGATGCGTAATACAGTCTTGTTTATCGCAGCTTGCGTCATATTGTTAAGCGTCATATTGGCTACGGTTCTTTTGCCATTACTGGTAAAGACACCGGTTGTATTCAAAGATGAGCGCCTAACCCCTGAGGAGGCTTATGAAATTGTTTTAAATAAAACGATCGAACAGCTGAGCAAAGAAGCAACCATCGATAATCAGAAAGCAGTCCATCAAGTGATGGAAGATTTAAATGAACAACTGATAGATTTGGAGCGGGGAATAACGAATAGACCGGATAATCGGACAATACGCGATTTAGTGGAGCTAGGTGCCAACAAGGAATTGGAGGTCGTTTCTGGATTAGTCGAAAAAGGGACTATATCGGAAACAGCCTTTGAACTTTATAAAGTGTATATTTCAAGAACCTTAAATTATATGCAAAAATCTTCGCTGAAAAGGGCTTGGATCAATTTGCAGGCCATTCTTTTCAAGAAAAAGATCAATGTCAAATGGGATAAGAAATGGGAAGCTAAATTGGAGGACTCCATCGTTAAAAATGCTGACCTGATACGTGAGTTCCGTAAAGCACAAAAAGAAGCTTCAAAGGAAGCTATTTCATTGATCAAACAACAAACTACACCTGAAAACCGTCATGAAGTCATGCTTGTCATTCAAAGATATAATCGTTATTTGAATCCATTCGGAACATTAAGTGAAAAAGAAGCTAATCGCTTTGAAGAGATGGTGAGTCATTTTCAGTTGAATGCAATGCAAATTGAACGTGATATCATTCAGCAAATGGTTGAAGATGAGCAAATATCCATGAAAACAGCGACTGAGCTTAGACAGAACTTAATCTATGATGAAATGTTAATGATAGAAAGCCGATAA
- a CDS encoding LytTR family DNA-binding domain-containing protein, whose amino-acid sequence MKINVEIDKEIKAIEVLIRNHEWNEEVQELMERLKERKRPYFVGRKEGMQHVFRAEEIICLFTEQDSIMVRTKQGTFEMKERLYELEKDLPGNQFVRLSKSVIANLDELNRFEASFNGTLCVYFRSGEKEYVSRHYVQGIKKAFQWKRKGL is encoded by the coding sequence TAGAGGTGCTTATCCGCAATCATGAATGGAATGAGGAAGTGCAGGAACTGATGGAGCGCTTGAAGGAGAGGAAAAGACCGTATTTTGTTGGTAGAAAAGAAGGGATGCAGCATGTCTTCCGGGCAGAAGAAATTATCTGTTTGTTCACAGAGCAAGATTCCATAATGGTGCGGACGAAACAGGGTACTTTCGAAATGAAAGAAAGGTTATATGAACTGGAAAAGGACCTTCCTGGTAATCAATTCGTGCGTTTGTCCAAGTCAGTGATTGCCAATTTGGATGAGTTAAACAGATTCGAGGCATCTTTCAACGGTACCTTATGTGTGTATTTCCGATCAGGGGAAAAAGAATATGTTTCTCGCCACTATGTTCAAGGGATCAAGAAAGCATTTCAATGGAAAAGGAAGGGATTATGA
- a CDS encoding RNA polymerase sigma factor: MKEKLDKELMALVMKKHRPALEELYDRHIKLIYGFIFKFTNGNADKTKEIVQLVFLKLWTTKSSYNSEKGHFVSWLLTVTRNVCVDYVRKDSVHIRNNKQMDMSHPIDIEDPNNDIENGLLYSEIANAKSKLSKPQKRLIDLLYWKGYSLTEIAKIENEPVGTIKSRLHQSLKLLKKYLEVGGL; this comes from the coding sequence TTGAAAGAAAAACTTGATAAGGAATTGATGGCATTAGTAATGAAAAAGCATCGTCCTGCTCTGGAAGAACTTTATGACCGGCATATTAAATTAATCTATGGTTTTATTTTTAAGTTCACAAATGGAAATGCTGATAAAACGAAGGAGATTGTGCAGTTGGTCTTTTTAAAGCTCTGGACCACAAAAAGCAGTTACAATTCCGAAAAGGGGCACTTTGTAAGCTGGCTTTTGACCGTTACACGAAATGTGTGTGTGGATTATGTCCGTAAAGACAGCGTTCATATCCGGAATAACAAACAAATGGACATGAGTCATCCAATAGACATAGAAGATCCTAATAATGATATAGAAAATGGGCTATTATACAGTGAAATTGCCAATGCAAAGAGTAAGTTAAGCAAGCCGCAAAAAAGGCTGATTGATTTACTGTATTGGAAAGGGTACTCGTTAACGGAAATTGCCAAAATTGAAAATGAACCGGTTGGTACCATCAAGAGCAGACTTCATCAGTCGCTTAAATTGTTGAAAAAGTATTTGGAAGTAGGTGGTTTGTAA
- a CDS encoding DUF3021 domain-containing protein, with protein sequence MKTLLFRSFAGICLGALVMVLTCFGVIAFGEVTALDSEIFVKNAIGCLCCGWFFSTATIIFENEKWSLLSQTILHFLTVSILYFLLSFFVGWIPFSLKGLAIGIGIFIPFYMIIWIIFYLYFRHQVKILNDGLDKREN encoded by the coding sequence ATGAAAACACTATTATTCCGTAGCTTTGCTGGGATTTGCCTTGGGGCACTCGTGATGGTGCTGACGTGTTTTGGAGTGATCGCTTTTGGGGAGGTCACTGCATTAGACAGTGAAATATTTGTAAAAAACGCGATAGGCTGCTTATGCTGTGGCTGGTTCTTCAGCACGGCAACAATCATCTTTGAAAATGAAAAATGGAGTTTATTATCTCAAACCATTCTGCACTTCCTGACTGTCAGCATCCTTTACTTCCTATTATCCTTCTTTGTTGGGTGGATTCCATTCAGCTTAAAAGGATTAGCTATAGGAATTGGGATTTTCATACCATTCTATATGATCATTTGGATCATTTTCTATCTATATTTCCGCCATCAAGTGAAGATATTGAATGATGGACTTGATAAAAGAGAGAATTGA